A region from the Lemur catta isolate mLemCat1 chromosome 7, mLemCat1.pri, whole genome shotgun sequence genome encodes:
- the GANAB gene encoding neutral alpha-glucosidase AB isoform X1 gives MAAVAAVAARRRRSWAGLVLACLGVCLGITLAVDRSNFKTCEESSFCRRQRSIRPGLSPYRALLDSLQLGPDSVTVHLIHEVTKVLLVLELQGLQKNMTRIRIDELEPRRLRYRVPDVLVDDPPTARLSVSGHDDNSVELTVAEGPYKIILTARPFRLDLLEDRSLLLSVNARGLLDFEHQRAPRVSFSDKVSLTLGSMWDKIKSLFSRQGSKDPAEGDGAQPEETPGDGDKPEETQGKAEKDEPGAWEETFKTHSDSKPYGPMSVGLDFSLPGMEHVYGIPEHADNLRLKVTEGGEPYRLYNLDVFQYELYNPMALYGSVPVLLAHNPHRDLGIFWLNAAETWVDISSNTAGKTLFGKMLDYLQGSGETPQTDVRWMSESGIIDVFLLLGPSVSDVFRQYASLTGTQALPPLFSLGYHQSRWNYRDEADVLEVDQGFDDHNLPCDVIWLDIEHADGKRYFTWDPSRFPQPRTMLEHLASKRRKLVTIVDPHIKVDSGYRVHEELRNLGLYIKTRDGSDYEGWCWPGSAGYPDFTNPTMRAWWANMFSYDNYEGSAPNLYVWNDMNEPSVFNGPEVTMLKDAQHYGGWEHRDVHNIYGFYVHMATADGLTLRSGGIERPFVLSRAFFAGSQRFGAVWTGDNTAEWDHLKISIPMCLSLGLVGLSFCGADVGGFFKNPEPELLVRWYQMGAYQPFFRAHAHLDTGRREPWLLPSQHRDIIRDALGQRYSLLPFWYTLFYQAHREGIPIMRPLWVQYPQDVTTFSIDDQFLLGDALLVHPVSDSGAHGVQVYLPGQGEVWYDIQSYQKHYGPQTLYLPVTLSSIPVFQRGGTIVPRWMRVRRSSDCMKEDPITLFVALSPQGTAQGELFLDDGHTFNYQTHHEFLLRRFSFSGNTLASSSADPKGHFETPVWIERVVIIGAGKPAAVVLQAKGSPESRLSFQHDPETSVLILRKPGVNVASDWSIHLR, from the exons gTCTTGGGCAGGTTTGGTACTGGCTTGTTTAGGGGTCTGCCTGGGGATTACCCTTGCTGTGGATAGAAGCAACTTTAAGACCTGTGAAGAGAGTTCCTTCTGCAG GCGGCAGCGAAGCATACGGCCAGGCCTCTCTCCATACCGAGCCTTGCTGGACTCTCTGCAGCTTGGTCCTGATTCCGTCACAGTCCATCTGATCCATGAGGTCACCAAG GTGTTGCTGGTGCTGGAGCTCCAGGGACTTCAAAAGAACATGACTCGAATCAGGATCGATGAGCTAGAGCCCCGGAGACTCCGATACCGTGTGCCAGATGTTTTGGTGGATGATCCCCCCACAGCTCG GCTTTCTGTCTCTGGCCACGATGACAACAGTGTGGAGCTAACGGTGGCTGAGGGACCCTACAAGATCATCCTGACAGCACGGCCATTCCGGCTTGACCTACTAGAGGACCGCAGCCTTTTGCTCAGTGTTAATGCACGAGGACTCTTGGATTTTGAGCACCAGCGGGCACCCAGGGTCTC tttCTCGGATAAAGTTAGTCTCACGCTCGGTAGCATGTGGGATAAGATCAAGAGCCTTTTCTCTAG GCAAGGATCAAAAGACCCAGCTGAGGGCGATGGGGCCCAGCCCGAGGAAACACCTGGGGATGGTGACAAG CCAGAGGAGACCcaggggaaggcagagaaagatgAGCCAGGAGCTTGGGAGGAGACGTTCAAAACGCACTCTGACAGCAAGCCGTATG gcCCCATGTCTGTGGGTTTGGACTTCTCTCTGCCAGGCATGGAGCATGTGTATGGGATCCCTGAGCATGCAGACAACCTGAGGCTGAAGGTTACTGA gggtggggagccgTATCGCCTCTATAATTTGGATGTGTTCCAGTATGAGCTGTATAACCCTATGGCCCTGTATGGGTCTGTGCCTGTGCTCCTGGCACACAACCCGCATCGTGACTTGGGCATCTTCTGGCTCAATGCTGCAGAGACCTGGGTTGATATATCCTCCAACACTGCAGGGAAG ACCCTGTTTGGGAAGATGCTGGACTACCTGCAGGGTTCTGGGGAGACCCCACAGACAGATGTTCGCTGGATGTCAGAGAGTGGCATTATTGATGTCTTCCTGCTACTTGGGCCCTCCGTCTCTGATGTCTTCCGGCAGTATGCTAGTCTCACAG GGACGCAGGCATTGCCCCCGCTCTTCTCCCTGGGCTACCACCAGAGCCGCTGGAACTACCGAGACGAGGCTGATGTGCTGGAAGTAGATCAGGGCTTTGATGATCACAACCTGCCCTGCGATGTCATCTGGCTGGACATTGAACATGCTGATGGCAAGCGATACTTCACCTGGGATCCTAGCCGCTTCCCTCAGCCCCGCACCATGCTTGAGCACTTGGCCTCCAAGAGGCGGAAG CTGGTGACCATTGTGGACCCCCACATCAAGGTGGACTCTGGCTACCGAGTTCACGAAGAGCTGCGGAACCTGGGGCTGTACATTAAAACGCGGGATGGCTCTGACTATGAGGGCTGGTGCTGGCCAG GCTCAGCTGGTTACCCCGACTTCACCAATCCCACCATGAGGGCCTGGTGGGCAAACATGTTCAGCTATGACAATTACGAG GGCTCAGCTCCCAACCTCTATGTCTGGAATGACATGAACGAACCATCTGTGTTCAATGGTCCTGAGGTCACCATGCTCAAGGATGCCCAGCATTATGGGGGTTGGGAGCATCGGGATGTGCATAACATCTATGGCTTCTATGTG CACATGGCAACGGCTGATGGCTTGACACTGCGCTCCGGGGGCATAGAACGCCCCTTTGTCCTGAGCAGGGCTTTCTTTGCTGGCTCCCAGCGCTTTG GAGCCGTGTGGACAGGGGACAACACTGCCGAGTGGGACCATTTGAAAATCTCTATCCCTATGTGTCTCAGCTTGGGGCTAGTGGGACTTTCCTTCTGTGGGG cGGATGTGGGTGGCTTCTTCAAAAACCCAGAGCCAGAGCTGCTTGTACGCTGGTACCAGATGGGTGCCTATCAGCCATTCTTCCGAGCACATGCCCACTTGGACACTGGGCGACGAGAGCCGTGGCTGTTACCCTCTCAGCACCGTGACATAATCCGAGACGCCTTGGGCCAGCGGTATTCTCTGCTGCCCTTCTGGTACACCCTCTTCTATCAGGCCCATCGTGAAGGCATTCCTATTATGAG GCCCCTGTGGGTGCAGTATCCTCAGGATGTGACGACCTTCAGTATAGATGATCAGTTCCTGCTTG GGGATGCACTGCTGGTTCACCCTGTATCAGACTCCGGGGCCCATGGTGTACAGGTCTATCTGCCTGGCCAAGGGGAG GTGTGGTATGACATTCAAAGCTACCAGAAGCATTATGGTCCCCAGACTCTGTACCTTCCTGTAACTCTAAGTAGT ATACCTGTGTTCCAACGTGGTGGGACAATTGTGCCTCGATGGATGCGAGTTCGGCGTTCTTCAGACTGTATGAAGGAGGACCCCATCACTCTCTTTGTTGCACTCAGCCCCCAG GGTACAGCCCAAGGAGAGCTCTtcctggatgatgggcacacgtTCAACTATCAGACTCACCATGAGTTCCTATTGCGTCGATTCTCATTCTCTGGCAACACCCTTGCCTCCAG CTCAGCAGACCCCAAAGGCCACTTTGAGACACCAGTCTGGATTGAGCGTGTGGTGATAATAGGGGCTGGAAAGCCAGCAGCTGTGGTACTCCAGGCAAAAG GATCTCCAGAAAGCCGCCTGTCCTTCCAGCATGACCCTGAGACCTCTGTGTTGATCCTGCGCAAGCCTGGTGTCAATGTGGCATCTGACTGGAGTATTCACCTGCGATAA
- the GANAB gene encoding neutral alpha-glucosidase AB isoform X2: MAAVAAVAARRRRSWAGLVLACLGVCLGITLAVDRSNFKTCEESSFCRRQRSIRPGLSPYRALLDSLQLGPDSVTVHLIHEVTKVLLVLELQGLQKNMTRIRIDELEPRRLRYRVPDVLVDDPPTARLSVSGHDDNSVELTVAEGPYKIILTARPFRLDLLEDRSLLLSVNARGLLDFEHQRAPRVSQGSKDPAEGDGAQPEETPGDGDKPEETQGKAEKDEPGAWEETFKTHSDSKPYGPMSVGLDFSLPGMEHVYGIPEHADNLRLKVTEGGEPYRLYNLDVFQYELYNPMALYGSVPVLLAHNPHRDLGIFWLNAAETWVDISSNTAGKTLFGKMLDYLQGSGETPQTDVRWMSESGIIDVFLLLGPSVSDVFRQYASLTGTQALPPLFSLGYHQSRWNYRDEADVLEVDQGFDDHNLPCDVIWLDIEHADGKRYFTWDPSRFPQPRTMLEHLASKRRKLVTIVDPHIKVDSGYRVHEELRNLGLYIKTRDGSDYEGWCWPGSAGYPDFTNPTMRAWWANMFSYDNYEGSAPNLYVWNDMNEPSVFNGPEVTMLKDAQHYGGWEHRDVHNIYGFYVHMATADGLTLRSGGIERPFVLSRAFFAGSQRFGAVWTGDNTAEWDHLKISIPMCLSLGLVGLSFCGADVGGFFKNPEPELLVRWYQMGAYQPFFRAHAHLDTGRREPWLLPSQHRDIIRDALGQRYSLLPFWYTLFYQAHREGIPIMRPLWVQYPQDVTTFSIDDQFLLGDALLVHPVSDSGAHGVQVYLPGQGEVWYDIQSYQKHYGPQTLYLPVTLSSIPVFQRGGTIVPRWMRVRRSSDCMKEDPITLFVALSPQGTAQGELFLDDGHTFNYQTHHEFLLRRFSFSGNTLASSSADPKGHFETPVWIERVVIIGAGKPAAVVLQAKGSPESRLSFQHDPETSVLILRKPGVNVASDWSIHLR; encoded by the exons gTCTTGGGCAGGTTTGGTACTGGCTTGTTTAGGGGTCTGCCTGGGGATTACCCTTGCTGTGGATAGAAGCAACTTTAAGACCTGTGAAGAGAGTTCCTTCTGCAG GCGGCAGCGAAGCATACGGCCAGGCCTCTCTCCATACCGAGCCTTGCTGGACTCTCTGCAGCTTGGTCCTGATTCCGTCACAGTCCATCTGATCCATGAGGTCACCAAG GTGTTGCTGGTGCTGGAGCTCCAGGGACTTCAAAAGAACATGACTCGAATCAGGATCGATGAGCTAGAGCCCCGGAGACTCCGATACCGTGTGCCAGATGTTTTGGTGGATGATCCCCCCACAGCTCG GCTTTCTGTCTCTGGCCACGATGACAACAGTGTGGAGCTAACGGTGGCTGAGGGACCCTACAAGATCATCCTGACAGCACGGCCATTCCGGCTTGACCTACTAGAGGACCGCAGCCTTTTGCTCAGTGTTAATGCACGAGGACTCTTGGATTTTGAGCACCAGCGGGCACCCAGGGTCTC GCAAGGATCAAAAGACCCAGCTGAGGGCGATGGGGCCCAGCCCGAGGAAACACCTGGGGATGGTGACAAG CCAGAGGAGACCcaggggaaggcagagaaagatgAGCCAGGAGCTTGGGAGGAGACGTTCAAAACGCACTCTGACAGCAAGCCGTATG gcCCCATGTCTGTGGGTTTGGACTTCTCTCTGCCAGGCATGGAGCATGTGTATGGGATCCCTGAGCATGCAGACAACCTGAGGCTGAAGGTTACTGA gggtggggagccgTATCGCCTCTATAATTTGGATGTGTTCCAGTATGAGCTGTATAACCCTATGGCCCTGTATGGGTCTGTGCCTGTGCTCCTGGCACACAACCCGCATCGTGACTTGGGCATCTTCTGGCTCAATGCTGCAGAGACCTGGGTTGATATATCCTCCAACACTGCAGGGAAG ACCCTGTTTGGGAAGATGCTGGACTACCTGCAGGGTTCTGGGGAGACCCCACAGACAGATGTTCGCTGGATGTCAGAGAGTGGCATTATTGATGTCTTCCTGCTACTTGGGCCCTCCGTCTCTGATGTCTTCCGGCAGTATGCTAGTCTCACAG GGACGCAGGCATTGCCCCCGCTCTTCTCCCTGGGCTACCACCAGAGCCGCTGGAACTACCGAGACGAGGCTGATGTGCTGGAAGTAGATCAGGGCTTTGATGATCACAACCTGCCCTGCGATGTCATCTGGCTGGACATTGAACATGCTGATGGCAAGCGATACTTCACCTGGGATCCTAGCCGCTTCCCTCAGCCCCGCACCATGCTTGAGCACTTGGCCTCCAAGAGGCGGAAG CTGGTGACCATTGTGGACCCCCACATCAAGGTGGACTCTGGCTACCGAGTTCACGAAGAGCTGCGGAACCTGGGGCTGTACATTAAAACGCGGGATGGCTCTGACTATGAGGGCTGGTGCTGGCCAG GCTCAGCTGGTTACCCCGACTTCACCAATCCCACCATGAGGGCCTGGTGGGCAAACATGTTCAGCTATGACAATTACGAG GGCTCAGCTCCCAACCTCTATGTCTGGAATGACATGAACGAACCATCTGTGTTCAATGGTCCTGAGGTCACCATGCTCAAGGATGCCCAGCATTATGGGGGTTGGGAGCATCGGGATGTGCATAACATCTATGGCTTCTATGTG CACATGGCAACGGCTGATGGCTTGACACTGCGCTCCGGGGGCATAGAACGCCCCTTTGTCCTGAGCAGGGCTTTCTTTGCTGGCTCCCAGCGCTTTG GAGCCGTGTGGACAGGGGACAACACTGCCGAGTGGGACCATTTGAAAATCTCTATCCCTATGTGTCTCAGCTTGGGGCTAGTGGGACTTTCCTTCTGTGGGG cGGATGTGGGTGGCTTCTTCAAAAACCCAGAGCCAGAGCTGCTTGTACGCTGGTACCAGATGGGTGCCTATCAGCCATTCTTCCGAGCACATGCCCACTTGGACACTGGGCGACGAGAGCCGTGGCTGTTACCCTCTCAGCACCGTGACATAATCCGAGACGCCTTGGGCCAGCGGTATTCTCTGCTGCCCTTCTGGTACACCCTCTTCTATCAGGCCCATCGTGAAGGCATTCCTATTATGAG GCCCCTGTGGGTGCAGTATCCTCAGGATGTGACGACCTTCAGTATAGATGATCAGTTCCTGCTTG GGGATGCACTGCTGGTTCACCCTGTATCAGACTCCGGGGCCCATGGTGTACAGGTCTATCTGCCTGGCCAAGGGGAG GTGTGGTATGACATTCAAAGCTACCAGAAGCATTATGGTCCCCAGACTCTGTACCTTCCTGTAACTCTAAGTAGT ATACCTGTGTTCCAACGTGGTGGGACAATTGTGCCTCGATGGATGCGAGTTCGGCGTTCTTCAGACTGTATGAAGGAGGACCCCATCACTCTCTTTGTTGCACTCAGCCCCCAG GGTACAGCCCAAGGAGAGCTCTtcctggatgatgggcacacgtTCAACTATCAGACTCACCATGAGTTCCTATTGCGTCGATTCTCATTCTCTGGCAACACCCTTGCCTCCAG CTCAGCAGACCCCAAAGGCCACTTTGAGACACCAGTCTGGATTGAGCGTGTGGTGATAATAGGGGCTGGAAAGCCAGCAGCTGTGGTACTCCAGGCAAAAG GATCTCCAGAAAGCCGCCTGTCCTTCCAGCATGACCCTGAGACCTCTGTGTTGATCCTGCGCAAGCCTGGTGTCAATGTGGCATCTGACTGGAGTATTCACCTGCGATAA